One Coprobacter fastidiosus genomic window, TGCGCGTTTGAAACAACCTTTGGACTATGCCAACTCCATTTTAGGAGCGAATGTCATACCGATGTTGTCTTCTGTCAATTATCCGGAGGAAGGATCTAAAGCCACAGATGCTCCTTATCCGATGAACCCGAATAATGAGGAGTTTATCGCTATAGCTCAGCAGCAAGTAGATTGGGCATTACAGGCGGGACTGGACTTTTTCATTTTACCGAATTGCAATACTTCGATGGGTAAATATCCTAATGTGTTAGGAGATACTGCATTCGTTAATGTGGTGACAGGACGTCGTGATGTAACCGGAAAGGCGGCGAATGATCCGGCTTGTGGTGCTCTTGTCGATTTAAAGGGACTGAAGTATGTGATTTCGGTGAATATGAATAATTTTAATAATCAGCCGACGGCATTGAAAGCCGAAGAGGGCGGGCGTGTTGAAGAGGTGCAAGATGTGGTTTCTACTCGTCCTTTGAAGTATCAGACTCGGCTTCAGCGTTTTAATGATATCTTTAAGCGTATTGCCGATTATTTTAGTGATCCTAATTATTTTAAGGTTGACGGGAAACCTATGGTTGTTATTATTGCTGCAGATAAAACCCATTCTTTAGATAGCAAGAAGCTATATGCCGATATGAGGGCTTATGTGAAAGAAGAAAGAGGGTATGATATGTTCTTGGTCGCCCGTCAGGGAGCTTTTACGCCTCCGGGACGCTATCAATATTATTTTGTAGGCAATGTAGATGCATTGTGTTGTGAAACGATGTATAAACAGACTAATTATAACCGTTCGCAAATGTACCCGCAACTGATAGACCAGAACTGGGCTTATTTCCAGAGTTTCTTGTCCAGCAACTTCGGGCACGAATTTATTCCGACAGTTTCTCCTGCATTTAATTGGTATGTAGAGAATCTGCAGAATTATGCTCAATACCCGTTGGTCGTTCGTAATAAAGATACGTTTAAAACATTATGTAATGTGGCAAAACGTAATTTGGGCAGACATCCTATCGTGTTTGTCGATTCGTTTAACGATTGGAATACCAATACAGCGATAGAACCTACCGATCCGGCTTACGGTGATGGCTATGGAACAGAATATCTTGATTTCGTAAGGGCACAGTTTAAGAGATAAAGGAAGTATAATATGTTTTGAGAAAAATGCGGAGGATATTTTTATTCTCTGCATTTTTTTATGATCAGACCGGTTGTTTAAAGAAATGGAATAACAGGCTTTTTTATATAAAAAACGAGTCTCATTTCAGTTAAACGAGACTCGTTTTTATATAAGAATAATAATCTTTAGGCTTGTTCCAATTTCAATGTTTCTGTCGGTTGGTCGCAAACTTCTGTCGGTCCGAAGTATTGGATCGGTCCGGGATAAACATAGCAAGTCTCTTTAGCCCATTGTTCGCGCTGTGCTACAAAATGTTTGAAAGGTGCACCATCCAATTTTACCAATGCTTTTTGTATAACCGGTTTCATTTCTCCGTGGCGGCGTTCCATATTCATCATCATGGTTACAGGAACACCTCCTGCAATCCATTGATCTGCAGGTTTTGTAGTATTACGTACCGAAGACATGTATCCGGTCTTACCTTCACCGATCAACATTGCCGCTGTGTATCCTAATGAGTAGCAGTAGTCGGCATCGAAGTTAGAAGGAGCAGCGCAACGACCTTCGTATCCGAAGAAATGATGTTGAGCAGCGAATTTGCCGTTGTATTTGCCTTCAGCTTTCCATTCGGCCAATTTTTTGCTAACCATTTCTGAAAGTAATTTTTCAGTTTCGATCAATGATACTTGGACGTTTCCGTGCGGATCGCGGTCTAATGATAATTGACGGGCGACACCTTCAGGAAGGCTTGCATAAATAGCCGAATTTTCGGAAGAGAGGTGATTGATGATATAATTTCGTTGTTCTGATTTTTTAATCATAGCAAATTCATTGCTATTGTGTGCAAGGAAGTCGTTCAATTCGGCGATAAGTCTTTTCATGGCTGGAATGAATTCGATCAATCCTTCAGGGATAAGAACAGTCCCGAAATTATTACCTTGTGCTGCACGATCGGCAACGATCTTTGCAATATATGTCACAACATCGTCTAATGACATGTTTTTGGCTTCTACTTCTTCTGAGATGATACAGATATTTGGTTGGGTCTGTAATGCGCATTCCAAAGCAATATGAGAAGCCGAACGTCCCATCAATTTAATAAAGTGCCAATATTTTTTTGCAGAGTTGCAATCACGTTGGATATTTCCGATAACTTCGGAATAAACTTTACAAGCCGTGTCGAATCCGAAAGATGTTTCTATCATTTCGTTTTTGAGGTCTCCGTCGATTGTTTTGGGACAACCGATTACCTGTACACCCGTATTGTTTTTTTTGTAGTATTCTGCCAATACGCAAGCATTGGTATTAGAATCATCTCCTCCAATAATAACGAGGGCTTTGATATTTAATTCTTTAATAATTTGTAACCCTTTATCGAATTGGTCTTCTGTCTCGAGTTTTGTACGACCTGAGCCGATAATGTCGAAACCACCGGTATTCCGATATTCATCGATAATATCTTGGGTCAATTCGATATATTTGTGATCGACTAGACCTCCCGGTCCTAATAAAAATCCGTATAAACGGGAGTCTTTGTTCAGCGCTTTTAATCCGTCGAAGAGTCCTGCAATTACATTATGACCTCCGGGAGCTTGTCCACCCGAAAGTATAACTCCTGCATTAATTGCCGGGTAATTTTTTACTTCATTGCTTTCTATGAACGATAATACCGGCATTCCGTAAGTATTGGGGAATAATTTCGCAATAGCATCTTGGTCAGCTACAGACTGAGTCGGAGCTCCTTCTTGGATTTTGAGAGACCCTTTAAGCGCTTTAGGCAACTTCGGTTGATAAGCTGCGCGAGCTATTTGCAGAGCACTTTTTTTCATTGTAATTGAGAATTTATTTGTGTTAATAATTAAAACTACTGTCAATCTTACAAAAGCGATACAAATTTCGTCAATTTTTTTCAGAATGCAAAAAGAGCTTTTATCAATTTGACAAAAAATAAAGATAAAATCGATTGCGCATTGTAGTGATATGCGACCGTTTTAATCATGGATATGATGAGATACCATTGAAATTTATCGGTTATTTTTTCCGATGCTGAACGTATATCCGATAGAAAGGTTGAATTGTGTCCGTAATTCCATCGGTCTGTCTATACTTTCGGTAAATGGGAGATAAGTGTTTATTTTTATCGGAATTTGATACTTTTCTTTGTTAATGGATATTCCAGCTGAAGCAATTATCCCGACAATATAGTGAGGATATTCCATCGGATTGATGTTGTGTTCTAACTCTCGAACAGATATGTCGAGTTTATTTTTTACCGGAATATATACTTGTTGATAAAATCCTATTTCGAGTAGAGGTTGTATTTCCTTTTTCACCATCAATCTGCCTTCTACACTGATTTGATTATATATCCCTAAAGTACGAAATAAGTAATGGTATTCTATATCGTGATATGTTTTTGGTCCTGTAACGTTTCCTTCATTATCTGTGAATTCATATCCGGGATGATAAAATATTTTGTCGTAATAGGTGTTTTTTTTAGCATTCAGATAGAACAGACCAAGTGCGACATTTAATCGAAGCCTGTCTGTGAATTTATTAAGGCTGCGGCTATATGTCACTCCGACATGTGCCATGGGACAGAGAAAATTTTCTTATTTTGGATCGAGCAGATCTGTTGTACGTCTTTTTTGAAATCCGAAACTTGTGAAACAAGTCAAAAATTGAGAAGGTCTTTTATGGGGTTCTTTATATATGACACAATCTTTGTCTGTACATACGAGGTCATGATATTTTTTGAACAGAGCGATCATCTTATCTTGGTTATAACTTGATTTAGGTATATCGTTTTTCAATTTCTCTATTTGATTTATAAAAAGGCTGGCCAATTTCTTGTCGTTTTGTTTCGATTCCAGTTGGTCGTTGAAAATATCAGCCGGACAGATTATCTCAACCCAACTGTCTTCTTTCGGGATTTCGGCTAAGAATGCTGTGACGATAGGCCCGAATGATTTTCGATTATTCATTTCTTTCGAATAATCTATTTGTGCGCAATATAAATTGATGATTCCTTCCAATAAACATTCTACGAAATATTTTCCGTTGAGATGAGCTGTTTTTATATTTTTACTTTGAAAACATAGTCCGTCATCGTATTGATATGAGATCAATTCGTTCGGAGTATAGTTAAATTCTGGAGATCGTATGTCTTTTTTAAACAAGCATTTTTCTTGATCTTCCATGCTTTTCCGATAGGCGATATATCCTTTTATTGTGTCATTTTGGGTGGTGACAACATATCCCGATTTCCATTCTTTGTTTGCTGCAAATAAAATTTCGGGAATGAAAATTAACAGAACTGAAATTAATTTTTTCATGATGTAGTTAGTGTGTGAATAGTAATGTGAATGTAATACAAATGTATAAAAATATTGGGCTTATTCAATAATATTTATCTTAAATTTGATTGATGATGATAGATTGATGCCAATTACTCTGATTTTTCTTCAAATATATATGTTGTTAAAATCGGGAAAAGTTCTAACTTTGCGGTGCTTATAAAAGGCTTTAAATTTTCATTAAATAAAAAGAGCGAATTATTATGATCTATTCACACGAAGTAGAACACATGTGTGTTGTAAAGAAAGGACCTAATCATGGTCCGGCTCCTATACCTGAAGAAGGTAGATGGGTGAAAGCCAAAGAAGTGATTGATATTTCAGGCTTGACTCACGGTGTGGGGTGGTGTGCTCCGCAACAAGGTGCGTGCAAACTGACTTTGAATGTAAAGGACGGTGTAATTCAGGAAGCCCTGGTAGAAACTATCGGCTGTTCGGGTATGACTCATTCAGCTGCTATGGCATCTGAAATTCTTCCCGGGAAAACCATTTTGGAAGCATTGAATACCGACCTTGTATGTGACGCTATCAATACGGCTATGCGTGAACTTTTCTTGCAAATTGTTTACGGACGCACTCAGTCAGCTTTCTCTGA contains:
- a CDS encoding glycoside hydrolase family 99-like domain-containing protein produces the protein MKRNSKIGLYLCAGLLMFSSCAKDDGPSIDDYFLNYEIPDVEPPAGLQLGAYYMNLGGGGMNAEKYARLKQPLDYANSILGANVIPMLSSVNYPEEGSKATDAPYPMNPNNEEFIAIAQQQVDWALQAGLDFFILPNCNTSMGKYPNVLGDTAFVNVVTGRRDVTGKAANDPACGALVDLKGLKYVISVNMNNFNNQPTALKAEEGGRVEEVQDVVSTRPLKYQTRLQRFNDIFKRIADYFSDPNYFKVDGKPMVVIIAADKTHSLDSKKLYADMRAYVKEERGYDMFLVARQGAFTPPGRYQYYFVGNVDALCCETMYKQTNYNRSQMYPQLIDQNWAYFQSFLSSNFGHEFIPTVSPAFNWYVENLQNYAQYPLVVRNKDTFKTLCNVAKRNLGRHPIVFVDSFNDWNTNTAIEPTDPAYGDGYGTEYLDFVRAQFKR
- a CDS encoding diphosphate--fructose-6-phosphate 1-phosphotransferase; the protein is MKKSALQIARAAYQPKLPKALKGSLKIQEGAPTQSVADQDAIAKLFPNTYGMPVLSFIESNEVKNYPAINAGVILSGGQAPGGHNVIAGLFDGLKALNKDSRLYGFLLGPGGLVDHKYIELTQDIIDEYRNTGGFDIIGSGRTKLETEDQFDKGLQIIKELNIKALVIIGGDDSNTNACVLAEYYKKNNTGVQVIGCPKTIDGDLKNEMIETSFGFDTACKVYSEVIGNIQRDCNSAKKYWHFIKLMGRSASHIALECALQTQPNICIISEEVEAKNMSLDDVVTYIAKIVADRAAQGNNFGTVLIPEGLIEFIPAMKRLIAELNDFLAHNSNEFAMIKKSEQRNYIINHLSSENSAIYASLPEGVARQLSLDRDPHGNVQVSLIETEKLLSEMVSKKLAEWKAEGKYNGKFAAQHHFFGYEGRCAAPSNFDADYCYSLGYTAAMLIGEGKTGYMSSVRNTTKPADQWIAGGVPVTMMMNMERRHGEMKPVIQKALVKLDGAPFKHFVAQREQWAKETCYVYPGPIQYFGPTEVCDQPTETLKLEQA
- a CDS encoding iron-sulfur cluster assembly scaffold protein, yielding MIYSHEVEHMCVVKKGPNHGPAPIPEEGRWVKAKEVIDISGLTHGVGWCAPQQGACKLTLNVKDGVIQEALVETIGCSGMTHSAAMASEILPGKTILEALNTDLVCDAINTAMRELFLQIVYGRTQSAFSEGGLMIGAGLEDLGKGLRSQVGTLYGTLAKGPRYLEMAEGYIKTIALDKNDEICGYEFVHLGKFMDEIKKGTDANEALKKVTGTYGRFTEEQGAVKHIDPRHE